In the Ornithinimicrobium pratense genome, GCGGGCTTGGACGGGTAGCCCGCCTTGCCGACCGCGGCGACGAGGTCGTCGGCACTGACCGCGAGGGGGTCGTGCTGGACCTCGACGCGGGAGGAGGCGAAGTGCACCCTCACCGACTCCACGCCCTCGAGCCGCCCGACCTGCTTCTCGATCTTGGCCACACAGCTGGGGCAGGAGAAGCCCTCGGCGCGCAGGATGGTCTTCGTGCTGGTGGTGGTGGTCATGATGTTCCTCCCGGTGTGATGCGAGTCCCCTCCGCGGGGCCGTCACTGGCAACTTACGAAGATCGCGGCCGCAGGTCCTTGACGTAGGTCAAGTCCGCGCCACCGGGTAGTCCCGGGGCTGGCAGAACAGTCCCCACGGGGACTGGTAGAACAGTCCCCATGGGGCTCATCGACGCCGACGCGCTAGTCATCGACCAGCTCACCCGGCTCTTCCGCAGCGACTTCGAGATCCACGAGGGCGACGACGTCGTCGGCCGCATCACCACGCAAGGCAGCGCCATGGCGAGAATGTTCGGCGGCAACCGGGAGTTCCTGGTCACCGAGCCGGACGGCACGCAGGTGCTGCGGCTCAGGGACGTGATGAACTTCATGAGCCGGGACACCTACGAGGTGCTGGACGGGGCGGACCACCCGCTGGGGACCCTGCGCCGGGAGTTCACCCTCTTCGCCAAGAAAGTCTCTTTCCTGCCCGCCGACGGTGGCGACCCGCTCGAGGTGCGCGGCTCCTTCTTCGGCTACGACTACTCGATCCTGGTCCGCAACGAGCCGGTGGCCCAGATCTCGCGGCGGTGGGCCGGGCTGGCCACCAGTCTGTTCGGCGGGCAGCGGTATGCGGTGACCTTCCTACCCGGCGCCAGCCCCCGGCTGCGCCAGGTCATCCTGGGCACGGTCATCGCGATCGATCTGATGAAGGCCAAGGACGACGGCTCGGCCGCCGCGTCCTCCAGCTGACCCGGTCAGCCCGGTCAGCGGGAGGCCCTCTCGTCCACGGTCGGCCAGTGCTACCAGCTGCGCACCGTGACGAGGTGACCCACGACCGAGGGCACCCAGCCCTGCTCGCGCCGCATCCACCGCACCGCGACCAGGTTGGCCGGCACTACGACGAAGTCGCCCGCGGCGACCGCCAGGTCGGTGCCGAAGGCGTCGGTGACGACCTCCCAGGCCAGGTCGGTGTGGCGATGCAGGTGCTCACCGATCGCCACGGCATACCGCTGCACGATTGCGTCGTGGTCGCCGCTTCGGTCGGTCAGCCAGGACGCGAGCGCACGGTCCAGGCCGGCGCTGATGGAGGCCAGGTCGTCCACATCGACGCCTTCGGTGGCCAGCGCCTCGAGGGCCTGGGCGATGTGGGCCTTCTCCTCCTCGCCGATCCGGCGCGTCTCGGGGGTCAGGGGGAGGTCCGCCAGCGGCTCGTCGCCGGGGTCCGGCAGGGTCGACACCCGTGGCTCGGGCTCGCCCTCCCGCGTCGAGGCGACCCTCTTGAGCCGGTCGAGGAAGCTCATCCGGACAGCCTAGTGCGCAGGATGCTAGACCGGGGGCCGCGGTGGGTAGGGCGGCCGGCGCTCGGGGGCGCTGGGCAGACGGCTGTGGTGGCCGCGGCGGGACCAGCGCCACACCTGCAGCCGGCGGAAGGCCCAGGCGCTGGCGACCTCGCGGCCGGTGGCGATGTACTCCACCGCGGAGTCGTCGAAGAGGGTGGAGACGATGAGGTCGAGGTCGCCTCCCCGGCCCAGGAGCAACAGGGTGTCATCCTCCTGCACCGTCAGTCCCAGGTCCGGGCTGTAGGTGCGGCGACCGTCGCGGACCAGCACAGCCGGGTAGGCGGCCAGCTGCACGTCGCGGTCCTCGGGGTCGCGCAGCAGGTCCTTGATCCGCAACTTCTCGCTACGCATCCACCGCACCGCCGCCGGCGCGTGCGCGAGGTTCAGGTCCAGGCGCTGGGAAACCGGGGTCTCGACTCCGACTGCGGAGACGATGTCCTCCATCACCTGCTCGCACCACTCGTCGTCCTCGTGCAGTGCATGGTCGACGAAGCTCCAGTAGTTGGGTGAGGTGATCCGCGCCACCGCCTCCCGGGCGAGCAGCTGGGTGGGGATGAAGACGGAGTCGGGGTCGAAGGCGGTGAGGGGGACCTCATTGACCGTGGAGTTCTGCCGCACCGCGATGAAGAGCTCGCTGTTCTCGATCCGGGCGTGCGCGGCGAGGGCCAGGTTGATGATGTCGGACCGGGCACCGGCGACGAAACCCACCGCGTCCTTGACGTCAGGCCGTCCGTCGGCCGGGTCGACCACGACCACGTCCAGTCCCGCGCTCTCCAGGTCGCGCGTCACCTCGAAGCCGAAGGTGTCGTCGGCGCACACGACCCATCGGCCCTCGGTCAGGTGCTCCAGGTGGTCCGGCAGCTCGGTCGTGCGCTTGCTCATCAGCCAGGAGGCCAGCCGAAAGGCGTGCGGCCGGCGCAGCGCCATGACCAGGTACGCACCGTACCGGTCGAAGGGGTTGATGATCACGTTTGCGGCGAAGTCGTGCATCTGCTGGGCATGCTCCCGGTCGCCGGACCGGGCGATGACCATGAGCTCGGGCCGCAGCAGGTTGACGGTCATCACCACCGACAGGTTGGTCTCATCGTTGTCCGTCAGGGCCACCACGGCCTCGCAGTGCTCGCTCGCCAGGCCGGCCAGCCCGAGCATCCGGGGGTCCCGCCCGCTCGCTGCGTAGGCAGGGTGGTC is a window encoding:
- a CDS encoding LURP-one-related/scramblase family protein, with the protein product MGLIDADALVIDQLTRLFRSDFEIHEGDDVVGRITTQGSAMARMFGGNREFLVTEPDGTQVLRLRDVMNFMSRDTYEVLDGADHPLGTLRREFTLFAKKVSFLPADGGDPLEVRGSFFGYDYSILVRNEPVAQISRRWAGLATSLFGGQRYAVTFLPGASPRLRQVILGTVIAIDLMKAKDDGSAAASSS
- a CDS encoding potassium channel protein; amino-acid sequence: MANLLKRLRGGRPAQPRPDSLRRVEVDIPAEPPSTDALFMVLRRMRTPLVVVISVFAVMTFGLSVIPGTPENPRALTVFESFYVISYTGLTIGFGEVPHEFSTQQRMWVVLTIYAAVGAWSYSIASLLALVQDQTFRQAIALQRFTRQMRRVKDPFVLVVGYGHAGEAVCRALDDQGRAFVVLDQDNNRIQQLALDGFTTDHPAYAASGRDPRMLGLAGLASEHCEAVVALTDNDETNLSVVMTVNLLRPELMVIARSGDREHAQQMHDFAANVIINPFDRYGAYLVMALRRPHAFRLASWLMSKRTTELPDHLEHLTEGRWVVCADDTFGFEVTRDLESAGLDVVVVDPADGRPDVKDAVGFVAGARSDIINLALAAHARIENSELFIAVRQNSTVNEVPLTAFDPDSVFIPTQLLAREAVARITSPNYWSFVDHALHEDDEWCEQVMEDIVSAVGVETPVSQRLDLNLAHAPAAVRWMRSEKLRIKDLLRDPEDRDVQLAAYPAVLVRDGRRTYSPDLGLTVQEDDTLLLLGRGGDLDLIVSTLFDDSAVEYIATGREVASAWAFRRLQVWRWSRRGHHSRLPSAPERRPPYPPRPPV
- a CDS encoding heavy-metal-associated domain-containing protein, with the translated sequence MTTTTSTKTILRAEGFSCPSCVAKIEKQVGRLEGVESVRVHFASSRVEVQHDPLAVSADDLVAAVGKAGYPSKPAAF
- a CDS encoding DUF3806 domain-containing protein; translated protein: MSFLDRLKRVASTREGEPEPRVSTLPDPGDEPLADLPLTPETRRIGEEEKAHIAQALEALATEGVDVDDLASISAGLDRALASWLTDRSGDHDAIVQRYAVAIGEHLHRHTDLAWEVVTDAFGTDLAVAAGDFVVVPANLVAVRWMRREQGWVPSVVGHLVTVRSW